One genomic segment of Aliarcobacter cibarius includes these proteins:
- the pgsA gene encoding CDP-diacylglycerol--glycerol-3-phosphate 3-phosphatidyltransferase, with protein sequence MSKALNLPNILALFRIALAPLMLWFFIDRNNPIFASWHPSWFDYFAGLIFVVASVTDFFDGFIARSWNQMTKLGAILDPLADKMLVLAGFLGLMVIDRASAWAVFLILSREFFITGLRVVAVAEGKNVASTMAGKVKTVAQMFAIGFLIMNWPYATTLLWIAVILTLYSGFEYTRDYFKA encoded by the coding sequence ATGTCAAAAGCACTAAATCTTCCAAACATATTAGCACTTTTTAGAATAGCATTAGCTCCGCTAATGCTATGGTTTTTTATAGATAGAAACAATCCTATATTCGCATCTTGGCATCCTTCTTGGTTTGATTATTTTGCAGGACTTATTTTTGTTGTTGCATCTGTTACAGATTTTTTTGATGGTTTTATTGCAAGAAGTTGGAATCAAATGACTAAACTAGGTGCTATTTTAGATCCACTTGCTGACAAAATGCTCGTTCTTGCAGGTTTTTTGGGACTTATGGTTATAGACAGAGCTAGTGCTTGGGCTGTTTTTTTAATACTATCAAGAGAGTTTTTTATAACTGGTCTTAGAGTTGTTGCAGTTGCAGAAGGTAAAAATGTAGCTTCAACTATGGCAGGAAAAGTAAAAACTGTAGCTCAAATGTTTGCAATAGGATTTTTAATAATGAATTGGCCATATGCAACTACTTTACTATGGATTGCTGTTATTTTAACTTTATATTCTGGATTTGAATATACAAGAGACTATTTTAAAGCTTAA
- the dapA gene encoding 4-hydroxy-tetrahydrodipicolinate synthase, with amino-acid sequence MDTIIGSMTALITPFKNGKVDLEKYESLIKRQIANGIDAVCPVGTTGESATLSHKEHKECIEVAVAACKNTRVKVLAGAGSNATHEACDIAKFAEEIGADGILSIAPYYNKPTQQGLYAHYKAIANSIEIPVMLYNVPGRTGVDLLAETAIKLFDDVKNIYGIKEATGSLERATSIISQREDFVVVSGDDSVDFPMLASGAKGIISVTANLVPDLKVKLVNSTINGDFKTGLKVHNDLFELNKVLFCESNPIPIKAAMYLAGLLDTLEFRLPLTEPSKETLIKLENILKKYEVVK; translated from the coding sequence ATGGATACCATTATTGGCTCTATGACTGCACTAATCACACCATTTAAAAATGGAAAAGTTGATTTAGAGAAGTATGAATCATTAATTAAAAGACAAATTGCAAATGGGATTGATGCTGTTTGCCCTGTTGGAACTACTGGTGAAAGTGCAACATTATCACATAAAGAGCACAAAGAGTGTATTGAAGTTGCTGTAGCTGCTTGTAAAAATACAAGAGTAAAAGTTCTAGCTGGTGCAGGTTCGAATGCAACACATGAAGCTTGTGATATAGCAAAATTTGCAGAAGAGATTGGAGCAGATGGAATTTTATCAATAGCTCCATACTACAATAAACCTACTCAACAAGGTTTATATGCTCACTATAAAGCAATAGCAAATAGTATCGAAATACCTGTTATGCTTTACAACGTTCCTGGAAGAACAGGAGTTGATTTGTTAGCAGAAACAGCAATTAAGCTTTTTGATGATGTAAAAAATATCTATGGTATCAAAGAAGCAACTGGATCACTTGAAAGAGCAACTTCTATAATATCACAAAGAGAAGATTTTGTAGTAGTTTCTGGAGATGATAGCGTAGATTTTCCAATGTTAGCAAGTGGAGCTAAGGGGATTATTTCTGTAACTGCGAATTTAGTTCCAGATTTAAAAGTAAAACTTGTAAATAGCACTATTAATGGTGATTTTAAAACTGGATTAAAAGTTCACAATGATCTTTTTGAATTAAATAAAGTATTATTTTGTGAAAGTAACCCTATTCCAATAAAAGCAGCTATGTATTTAGCTGGATTATTAGATACTTTAGAATTTAGGTTACCTTTAACAGAACCTAGCAAAGAAACTTTAATCAAATTAGAAAATATATTAAAAAAATACGAGGTAGTTAAATAA
- a CDS encoding quinone-dependent dihydroorotate dehydrogenase: MFSYETVKKVLFLFDPEKAHHIAECGLKVVGKCKILRNYYEKKNYIINQKLNQELFGVKFENPVGLAAGFDKNATMVNSMKSMGFGFTEIGTMTPMPQDGNPKPRMFRYPEYKSVQNAMGFNNLGAHAVLKNLKKVYPFPLPLGVNIGKNKYTPEAYALSDYKTLIKKFESYGDYIVINISSPNTPNLRDLQNEKFINELFSMAKELTSKPILLKIAPDMETQTAIELCKTAVNAGAAGIIATNTTIDYSLIPNCKDFGGLSGAVLSEKSSLLFKEIAKELYGKTILISVGGISTGKQAYERIKNGASLVQVYSSLVFEGPSMVRKINEEILELLKKDGYENITEAIGANLR, encoded by the coding sequence TTGTTTAGTTACGAAACTGTTAAAAAAGTACTATTTTTATTCGATCCAGAAAAAGCTCATCACATTGCTGAATGTGGCTTAAAAGTTGTTGGAAAATGTAAAATTTTAAGAAATTATTATGAAAAAAAGAATTACATAATTAACCAAAAACTAAATCAAGAACTTTTTGGTGTAAAATTTGAAAATCCTGTTGGACTAGCTGCTGGATTTGATAAAAATGCAACTATGGTAAATTCTATGAAAAGCATGGGATTTGGTTTCACAGAGATTGGAACAATGACTCCTATGCCACAAGATGGAAATCCAAAACCAAGAATGTTTAGATATCCAGAATATAAATCAGTTCAGAATGCTATGGGATTTAATAATCTTGGAGCTCATGCAGTTTTAAAAAATCTAAAAAAAGTTTATCCTTTTCCTCTTCCTTTAGGAGTAAATATTGGTAAAAATAAATATACTCCAGAAGCATATGCACTAAGTGATTATAAAACTCTGATTAAAAAATTTGAAAGTTATGGAGATTATATAGTTATAAATATTTCAAGTCCAAATACTCCAAATTTAAGAGATTTACAAAATGAAAAATTTATAAATGAACTTTTTTCTATGGCAAAAGAGCTTACATCTAAGCCTATATTATTAAAAATCGCTCCTGATATGGAGACACAAACAGCAATTGAACTTTGTAAAACAGCTGTAAATGCTGGTGCTGCTGGAATCATAGCTACAAATACAACAATTGATTATAGTTTAATTCCAAACTGTAAAGATTTTGGAGGTCTTAGTGGTGCTGTTTTAAGTGAAAAATCTTCTTTATTATTCAAAGAGATAGCAAAAGAGCTTTATGGAAAAACTATTTTAATCAGTGTTGGTGGAATTTCTACAGGTAAACAAGCCTATGAGAGAATAAAAAATGGTGCCTCACTTGTTCAAGTATACTCTAGTTTAGTTTTTGAAGGTCCCTCAATGGTAAGAAAAATAAATGAAGAGATCCTAGAATTATTAAAAAAAGATGGTTATGAAAACATAACTGAAGCTATTGGAGCGAATTTAAGATAA
- a CDS encoding endonuclease/exonuclease/phosphatase family protein has product MFRLLIFLFLPVILFSQNIKIASYNVENFFDLNNDKTEYTEYIPNNKHLWNQRAFDAKLKNILKVINDLDADIIALQEIENENLIKLLKQKLPQYNYYTFSKYSNSAVGLGFLSKIPIKNSKRIDVNLSSDSYRPILEATFTFENIDFKIFNNHWPSKKSSEIFRIKYAQTLNNRLKELENDYDYIILGDLNSDYNEFETFKKNQKLNLTEGITGINNILNTTIDGKFVTKEDMINESKKSHYNLWLELPTNERFSTKYKNQNNTPDNMIINSALFDNKKLSYIPNSFEAFKPNYLFDGKDINRWKISNNFGNKVHKAEGFSDHLPIFAIFSINKENSNSTKKVENKDIEPILISSLYNQEKLTKDEIIENIVVLYKEYDKAIIKQKNDRAIYIFENAKNLKVGFSYDLQIKELYNFYGLKEIKKFSVLKEKDEIKNYKELFLDGSKIDIFNFKYENEIITNLKGFISKGNLQINGGKTIKLFAKDKNILPKDGSTVEIINAQLGSFKGNMQIIFHSINDYKELK; this is encoded by the coding sequence ATGTTTAGACTTCTAATTTTTCTATTTTTACCAGTCATCCTTTTTTCACAAAATATAAAAATAGCTTCTTACAACGTAGAAAATTTTTTTGATTTAAATAACGATAAAACAGAGTATACAGAATATATTCCAAACAATAAACATCTATGGAATCAAAGAGCATTTGATGCAAAATTAAAAAATATTTTAAAAGTTATAAATGATTTAGATGCAGATATTATTGCTTTACAAGAAATAGAAAATGAAAATTTAATAAAACTTTTAAAACAAAAACTTCCTCAATACAACTATTATACTTTCTCAAAATATTCTAATAGTGCAGTAGGTCTTGGTTTTTTATCTAAAATTCCTATAAAAAATTCAAAAAGAATAGATGTAAATTTATCATCTGATAGTTATAGACCTATTTTAGAAGCAACATTTACTTTTGAAAATATAGATTTTAAAATTTTCAATAACCATTGGCCATCAAAAAAATCTAGTGAAATATTTAGAATAAAGTATGCTCAAACATTAAATAATCGATTAAAAGAGTTAGAAAATGATTATGATTATATTATTTTGGGAGATTTAAACTCTGATTACAATGAATTTGAAACTTTTAAGAAAAATCAAAAATTGAATCTAACAGAGGGAATTACTGGAATCAATAATATTTTAAATACAACAATAGATGGTAAATTTGTTACTAAAGAAGATATGATAAATGAAAGTAAAAAATCTCATTACAATCTTTGGCTAGAACTTCCAACAAATGAAAGATTTTCTACAAAATATAAAAATCAAAACAACACACCTGATAATATGATTATTAATTCTGCTCTTTTTGATAATAAAAAACTATCTTATATCCCGAATTCTTTTGAGGCATTTAAGCCAAACTATTTATTTGATGGAAAAGATATAAATAGATGGAAAATATCAAATAATTTTGGAAATAAAGTTCATAAAGCAGAAGGTTTTTCTGATCATCTTCCAATATTTGCAATTTTCTCAATCAATAAAGAAAACTCTAATTCTACTAAAAAAGTTGAAAACAAAGATATTGAACCTATTTTAATCTCTTCTTTATACAATCAAGAAAAATTAACAAAAGATGAAATTATAGAAAATATTGTTGTTTTATATAAAGAGTATGACAAAGCTATCATAAAACAAAAGAATGATAGAGCTATTTATATTTTTGAAAATGCAAAAAATCTAAAAGTAGGTTTTTCATATGATTTACAAATAAAAGAGCTATATAATTTTTATGGATTAAAAGAGATAAAAAAGTTCAGTGTTTTAAAAGAAAAAGATGAAATAAAGAATTATAAAGAGCTTTTTTTAGATGGTTCAAAAATAGATATTTTCAATTTTAAATATGAAAATGAGATAATCACAAATCTAAAAGGATTTATTTCAAAAGGAAATTTGCAAATAAACGGTGGAAAAACTATAAAACTATTTGCAAAAGATAAAAATATCTTACCAAAAGATGGAAGTACAGTAGAAATAATTAATGCTCAATTAGGTTCATTTAAAGGTAATATGCAAATAATTTTCCACTCAATAAATGACTATAAAGAGCTAAAATGA
- the murJ gene encoding murein biosynthesis integral membrane protein MurJ, protein MRLIKSIFTNSSGILVSRITGFIRDLMTASILGANIYSDIFFIAFKFPNLFRSIFADGAFTQAFIPSYAKSKYKIRFSSIVFLQILAFLIVLSLIVTMFSHLFAKAFAIGFSEETVNLAAPLFAINFYYLPLIFVVTFMGALLQYKHHFATTAYSTALLNLSMIASLIIAKGLEQYTITYYLSFGVIFGGILQVIVHIIAIKRANLTKIFTFRKHKQKEENKFYKNFFAATLGSSTMHISAFIDTWLASMLISGSISYLYYANRVFQLPLAIFAIATSIALFPMISKAIKNKDENLALKLMKKSSSILFLVLTVSMIIGIVFNEFIIKLLFERGAFTANDTQNTALILAMYLIGLLPFGLAKIFSLWLYAKEQQVLTAKISAQSLLANIIFSLILIYPFEAAGLAFSSTLSGFVLFFLTIKAFGFKKFIEMFKNS, encoded by the coding sequence ATGAGATTAATAAAATCAATCTTTACAAATAGTAGTGGAATTTTAGTCTCAAGAATTACTGGCTTTATAAGAGATTTGATGACCGCTTCGATTCTTGGAGCTAATATATATTCTGATATATTTTTTATTGCTTTTAAATTTCCAAACCTTTTTAGAAGTATTTTTGCAGATGGAGCTTTTACACAAGCATTTATTCCCTCTTATGCAAAATCAAAATATAAAATAAGATTCTCTTCTATTGTATTTTTACAAATTTTGGCATTTTTAATAGTTCTGTCATTGATAGTAACTATGTTTTCTCATCTATTTGCAAAAGCATTTGCTATTGGATTTTCAGAAGAAACAGTTAACCTAGCTGCTCCACTATTTGCAATAAATTTTTATTATTTACCACTTATATTTGTAGTTACATTTATGGGTGCTTTGCTCCAATACAAACATCACTTTGCAACTACTGCATACTCAACAGCACTTTTAAATCTATCAATGATTGCTAGTTTGATAATTGCAAAAGGTCTTGAGCAATATACAATTACTTATTATTTATCTTTTGGAGTTATTTTTGGTGGTATATTACAAGTTATTGTTCATATAATTGCCATAAAAAGAGCAAATTTGACAAAAATATTTACTTTTAGAAAACATAAGCAAAAAGAAGAAAATAAATTTTATAAAAACTTTTTTGCGGCTACTTTAGGTTCTTCAACTATGCACATATCAGCTTTTATTGATACTTGGCTAGCTTCAATGTTGATTAGTGGTTCAATATCATATCTATACTATGCAAACAGAGTTTTTCAATTACCACTTGCTATATTTGCAATAGCAACTTCAATAGCTCTATTTCCAATGATTTCAAAAGCAATAAAAAATAAAGATGAAAATTTAGCTCTTAAACTTATGAAAAAATCTTCATCTATTTTATTTTTAGTTCTTACTGTTTCTATGATTATTGGAATAGTTTTTAATGAATTCATTATAAAACTTCTTTTTGAAAGAGGTGCATTTACTGCAAATGATACACAAAATACAGCATTGATTCTAGCAATGTATTTAATTGGTCTTTTACCTTTTGGATTAGCAAAAATCTTCTCTCTTTGGTTATATGCAAAAGAGCAACAAGTATTAACAGCAAAAATATCAGCTCAAAGTTTATTAGCAAATATTATTTTTTCTCTAATTTTAATTTATCCATTTGAAGCTGCTGGATTGGCATTTTCAAGTACACTTAGTGGTTTTGTACTATTTTTCCTAACAATAAAAGCATTTGGATTTAAAAAATTCATCGAAATGTTCAAGAACTCTTAG
- a CDS encoding M16 family metallopeptidase, translating into MSANSLPNYYTKNLDNGLQIVAIPMDNNTNVVSVDIFYKVGSRNEVMGKSGIAHMLEHLNFKSTKNLKSGEFDEIVKGFGGVNNAGTSFDYTHYYIKTASKNTDKSLELFSELMQNLTLKNEEFQPERDVVAEERRWRTDNNPMGYLQFRLFNNSYVYHPYHWTPIGFMDDIKNWTIEDIKDFHSTYYQPKNAIVVVAGDIKKEDVFSLVEKHFKDIKNTKDIPSSIHTVEPVQDGERRATVNKESNVEMLAMTYHIPNFEHEDQVALSALSQLLSSGKSSILQKVLVDEKRLANSVYAYNMELKDPGVFIFMAVANENIDALKIEKEILDIISRIQKGEVKEKDIDKLKINTKADFIYSLESSSDVASLFGTYLVRDNIKPLLDYEANLDKLKVEDIVNVAKKYLIKENSTTLILKEKN; encoded by the coding sequence ATGAGTGCAAATAGTTTGCCAAATTATTATACAAAAAACCTAGATAATGGATTGCAAATTGTAGCTATTCCTATGGATAATAATACAAATGTAGTATCTGTTGATATTTTTTACAAAGTTGGAAGTAGAAATGAAGTTATGGGAAAAAGTGGAATTGCCCATATGCTAGAACATCTAAATTTTAAATCTACGAAAAATTTAAAATCTGGAGAATTTGATGAAATTGTAAAAGGTTTTGGGGGAGTAAACAATGCAGGAACAAGCTTTGATTACACTCACTATTACATAAAAACAGCTTCAAAAAATACAGATAAATCTTTAGAACTTTTCAGTGAGTTAATGCAAAATCTTACTTTAAAAAATGAAGAATTTCAACCTGAGCGAGATGTAGTTGCAGAAGAGAGACGTTGGAGAACTGATAATAATCCAATGGGTTATTTACAATTTAGATTATTTAACAATTCATATGTTTACCATCCTTACCACTGGACTCCGATTGGATTTATGGATGATATAAAAAACTGGACAATAGAAGATATAAAAGATTTTCATTCTACATATTATCAACCTAAAAATGCAATAGTTGTAGTTGCCGGTGATATAAAAAAAGAAGATGTATTTTCATTAGTTGAAAAACATTTTAAAGATATAAAAAATACAAAAGATATTCCTAGTTCTATTCATACAGTTGAACCTGTTCAAGATGGAGAAAGAAGAGCTACAGTAAATAAAGAATCAAATGTAGAAATGTTAGCTATGACTTATCATATACCAAATTTTGAGCATGAAGATCAAGTTGCTCTTAGCGCTTTATCTCAACTTTTAAGTAGTGGTAAAAGTTCAATCCTACAAAAAGTACTAGTTGATGAAAAAAGATTAGCTAACTCTGTTTATGCCTATAATATGGAATTAAAAGATCCTGGTGTTTTTATATTTATGGCTGTTGCAAATGAAAATATTGATGCTTTAAAAATAGAAAAAGAGATTTTAGATATAATATCGCGAATTCAAAAAGGTGAAGTTAAAGAAAAAGATATTGATAAGCTTAAAATAAATACAAAAGCTGATTTTATCTACTCTCTTGAAAGCTCAAGTGATGTTGCTTCACTATTTGGAACATATCTTGTAAGAGATAATATTAAACCACTTTTAGATTATGAAGCTAACTTAGATAAGCTGAAAGTAGAAGATATTGTAAATGTTGCAAAAAAATATTTGATAAAAGAGAATTCTACAACTCTTATACTAAAAGAAAAAAACTAA
- a CDS encoding enoyl-ACP reductase gives MSSMNGKTLVISGGTKGIGKECVYKFASNGVNVAFTYNSNAEIAQEICRDVESKFGVKCRAYPFNILEPEKYAELFEEIDKDFDRVDFFISNAMIYGRAVVGGYGKFMKLKPRGLNNIYTATVNAFVCGSQQAAKRMQKVGGGAIVSLSSTGNLVYIENYAGHGTNKAAVEAMVRYAATELGEFNIRVNAVSGGPIDTDALKAFTNYEEVKAKTAEYSPLNRIGQPEDLAQSCYFLCTNDASWITGHTLIVDGGTTFK, from the coding sequence ATGAGTTCTATGAATGGAAAAACTTTAGTAATTTCTGGTGGTACAAAAGGTATTGGAAAAGAGTGTGTTTACAAATTTGCAAGTAATGGTGTAAATGTAGCATTCACTTATAATTCAAATGCTGAAATTGCTCAAGAAATTTGTAGAGATGTTGAATCTAAGTTTGGAGTAAAATGTAGAGCTTACCCATTTAATATTTTAGAACCAGAAAAGTATGCAGAACTTTTTGAAGAAATAGATAAAGATTTTGATAGAGTTGACTTCTTTATTTCAAATGCTATGATTTACGGAAGAGCTGTTGTTGGTGGATATGGTAAATTTATGAAATTAAAACCTAGAGGATTAAACAATATTTATACAGCAACTGTAAATGCATTTGTATGTGGTTCTCAACAAGCTGCAAAAAGAATGCAAAAAGTTGGAGGTGGAGCTATTGTTTCATTATCTTCAACTGGTAACTTAGTATATATTGAAAACTATGCAGGTCATGGAACAAATAAAGCTGCTGTTGAAGCTATGGTTAGATATGCTGCAACTGAACTTGGTGAATTTAATATAAGAGTAAATGCAGTTTCAGGTGGACCAATTGATACAGATGCTTTAAAAGCATTTACAAACTATGAAGAAGTGAAAGCAAAAACAGCTGAATACTCTCCATTAAATAGAATTGGACAACCTGAAGATCTTGCACAGTCTTGTTATTTCTTATGTACAAATGATGCTTCTTGGATTACTGGTCATACTTTAATCGTTGATGGAGGGACAACATTTAAATAA
- a CDS encoding ABC transporter ATP-binding protein has protein sequence MRKFFTQYKPYYKNYKLEIFYAFIGIILVALATAGTAYAIQPLLDDIFIKKDVNMLYIMPIIVVILYAAKGFGGYIQAYFISFIGQDITRNVRDKLFSHVLKLDLVFFQKTHGGELVSRIINDINRIQSAVSNSLAELIRESLTIIALVSLVIYRSPELAFYGLVVLPLAIYPLTRLAKRMKKLSFKSQESNSDITSSLSESFNNIEIIKANGTEDIEAKKFSTLNLIFFKYNMKAVKTNELTSPLMETLGAIAFGTVILVGGSRVVNGELTTGEFSSFIAALFMLYTPIKRISSLYNKMQDAIAANERINNIFAKTAQIKSGNITKIEDIKSISFCNVGLKYDDLEALKNINLEAKKGEIVALVGDSGGGKSSLINLLVRFYDVNSGEIKFNNTNIKDISLEELRKQISIVTQRVYIFNDTIAANVAYGEELNEIKVIEALKQAHAYEFVSNMKLGVNTVLDEFGTNLSGGQRQRIAIARALYKNPKVLILDEATSALDNKSEGIISEVIEEVSHNRITFVIAHRLSTIKNATKIAVFKSGEIVDIGTQDELLASSSEYQRLYNSANL, from the coding sequence ATGAGAAAATTTTTCACCCAATATAAACCTTATTATAAAAACTATAAGTTAGAAATTTTTTATGCTTTCATAGGAATAATTTTAGTGGCTCTAGCAACAGCTGGAACGGCTTATGCAATCCAACCTCTTTTAGATGATATATTTATAAAAAAAGATGTTAATATGCTTTATATTATGCCTATTATTGTAGTTATATTATATGCTGCAAAAGGTTTTGGTGGATATATTCAAGCTTATTTCATCTCTTTTATTGGTCAAGATATTACAAGAAATGTAAGAGATAAATTATTTTCACATGTATTAAAACTTGACCTTGTTTTTTTCCAAAAAACTCATGGTGGAGAGTTAGTAAGTAGAATCATAAATGATATAAATAGGATTCAATCAGCAGTTTCAAACTCTTTAGCTGAATTAATAAGAGAATCTCTTACAATTATTGCTTTAGTTAGTTTAGTAATTTATCGTTCTCCTGAACTTGCTTTTTATGGATTAGTTGTTCTTCCACTAGCTATTTATCCACTTACTCGTTTAGCAAAAAGAATGAAAAAACTATCTTTTAAATCTCAAGAGAGTAACTCTGATATTACTTCAAGTTTAAGTGAGTCATTCAATAATATTGAGATAATTAAAGCAAATGGAACAGAAGATATTGAGGCAAAAAAATTTAGTACTTTAAATCTGATTTTCTTCAAATACAATATGAAAGCCGTTAAAACAAATGAACTTACTTCTCCTTTAATGGAAACTTTAGGAGCGATTGCTTTTGGAACTGTTATTTTAGTTGGTGGGAGTAGAGTTGTAAATGGTGAACTTACAACTGGAGAATTTAGTTCATTCATTGCAGCTTTATTTATGCTTTATACACCAATAAAAAGAATTTCTTCTTTATATAATAAAATGCAAGATGCTATTGCTGCTAATGAGAGAATAAATAATATTTTTGCAAAAACAGCACAAATAAAATCAGGAAATATAACAAAAATTGAAGATATAAAAAGTATCTCTTTTTGTAATGTTGGTTTAAAATATGATGATTTAGAAGCTTTAAAAAATATAAATTTAGAAGCAAAAAAAGGTGAAATAGTTGCTCTTGTGGGAGACAGTGGAGGAGGAAAATCTTCTTTAATCAATTTGCTTGTTAGATTTTATGATGTAAATAGTGGAGAGATAAAATTCAATAATACAAATATAAAAGATATTTCATTAGAAGAACTTAGAAAGCAAATCTCTATAGTTACTCAAAGAGTATATATTTTCAATGATACAATAGCTGCAAATGTGGCTTACGGAGAAGAACTTAATGAGATTAAAGTTATAGAGGCTTTAAAACAGGCTCATGCATATGAATTTGTTTCAAATATGAAATTAGGTGTTAATACGGTTTTAGATGAATTTGGTACAAATTTAAGTGGGGGCCAAAGACAAAGAATTGCAATAGCAAGAGCTTTATATAAAAATCCAAAAGTTCTAATTTTAGATGAAGCAACATCTGCACTTGATAATAAAAGTGAAGGTATTATCAGTGAAGTTATTGAAGAAGTAAGTCACAATAGAATAACGTTTGTAATAGCACATAGACTAAGTACTATTAAAAATGCTACAAAAATTGCTGTATTTAAAAGTGGTGAAATAGTTGATATTGGAACTCAAGATGAGCTTCTAGCATCTAGTTCTGAATATCAAAGATTATACAATTCAGCAAATCTTTGA
- the rseP gene encoding RIP metalloprotease RseP, with protein MGTITFLLVLSFLVFFHELGHFLAARYFGVKVHVFSIGFGKQIYSKYWAGTTWQIALIPLGGYVKMKGQDDTNPALTESGDDSYNTKKPWQRIIILFAGPFANFLLAAILYFTIALMGAKTLAPIIGNVSPDSVAFQAGLQKNDEIIRINDLEIKTWDEIGKVITTTEGALQFYIKRDNNLIIKIINPQISDSQNMFNEKIKKRMIGIAPIGEVITLNLSFYDSLIYAYDKTIFASTMIFQGVQKLISGIIPSSEIGGVISIGKIISDASESSIIALLTITALISVNLGVLNLLPIPALDGGHIMFNLYEMIMRRKPSEQVFMFLTIMGWIILGSLMLLGIYNDINRIFLNN; from the coding sequence TTGGGTACTATTACTTTTTTATTAGTTTTATCATTTTTAGTATTTTTTCATGAGCTAGGACACTTTTTAGCTGCTCGTTATTTTGGTGTTAAAGTTCATGTATTTTCTATTGGATTTGGAAAACAAATCTACTCAAAATATTGGGCAGGTACAACTTGGCAAATTGCATTAATTCCACTAGGTGGCTATGTAAAAATGAAAGGTCAAGATGATACAAATCCTGCTTTAACTGAATCAGGAGATGATTCTTATAATACAAAAAAACCTTGGCAAAGAATAATTATACTTTTTGCGGGGCCTTTTGCAAACTTTTTACTAGCTGCTATTTTATATTTTACAATAGCTTTAATGGGTGCAAAAACTTTAGCTCCTATTATTGGTAATGTTAGTCCAGATTCTGTTGCTTTTCAGGCAGGTTTACAAAAAAATGATGAAATAATAAGAATAAATGATTTAGAAATTAAAACATGGGATGAAATAGGAAAAGTTATTACAACTACAGAAGGTGCTTTACAATTTTATATAAAAAGAGACAATAACTTAATTATAAAAATAATCAATCCACAAATTTCAGATAGTCAAAATATGTTTAATGAGAAAATTAAAAAAAGAATGATTGGAATTGCTCCAATAGGAGAAGTTATTACTCTAAATTTAAGCTTTTATGATTCTTTGATATACGCATATGATAAAACTATTTTTGCTTCAACAATGATTTTCCAAGGTGTTCAAAAATTAATTTCTGGAATTATTCCATCAAGTGAAATTGGAGGAGTTATTAGTATTGGTAAAATCATTTCTGATGCTAGTGAAAGTTCTATTATAGCACTACTTACAATTACAGCTTTAATATCTGTAAATTTAGGAGTTTTAAATCTTCTTCCTATTCCAGCACTTGATGGTGGACATATTATGTTTAATCTTTATGAAATGATTATGAGAAGAAAACCTAGTGAACAAGTTTTTATGTTTCTAACAATAATGGGATGGATAATATTAGGAAGTTTAATGCTTCTTGGTATTTATAATGATATTAATAGAATATTCTTAAATAATTAA